TTACCATTGTTTTAGACCATGCTGAGTAGGTCTGCCACAGCTCATAAATATTCTTGTTTTGACCACCTTTATCCCTTTACCTCAACTACAGGTTTTTAAAGCTACCTTAAATACCAGTATTATCCCATTACATTGCTAAAGCTGACAAAAGACAGAActgttaatgaaataaataacaacTGCCATTAAAGAGGAAGTCCCACTggtggcagaaaacaaaagatgtaATTGCAGTTTAATTCAGAAAACACTCAAATTACTGAAACTACCAAACTTCAGTCAACTTCTGTCTCAAGTCCCATTGCTCTCCAAGTCATGGTGCTGGAGAAAAAGGAGTGTGTGTATGTAGTTATCTTATTTCTACAGTGTTTACTTTTACTTAAGTAGCCCTTATATTCAGAACACAGCACTTCCTGGTGTTAGTGTTCTCTAATAAGCTGGATGGCAAAATGCACTGTCTGCAGTACACAGAATCTAGATTTAGGACATTAAAAAAGGTGTGATACAGACAACACAAGTTTGAGAgtaaacagagaaaacagcttGTTTCCCCTACAGTCTCAGATGAAAGACCCATAAAcacaaaaagtttttttaaaaaaatctaaaacacTCCCACAACAGTGGTACACACAGTAATAAGCTTCAGAAAGCTCCAACAAAACCCAGACTCCATAGGGCAGATAACTAAAGAAGCTTTGGTCTAAGATACAAGATCTTCAAATCTTAAAAGTTTGGTATTTACCTATATGCAGAGACAAGATGGGTCACAGTGAGGAACAGTCTAGGGCCACAGAAGTGtgaacacacacagaaattagTTTATTGTAGTCCTGTGCCCACTTTAAGCTAAACATCAAGAAAACATGTCACCCAAACCCACTGCTGCTATTAGATGTAAACGCAGAAGAATTTTACAGCAGTCTGCTTTTACAGTAGAATTCACAAGGTCTAGGTAGACACCTCCTCTAGAAGAGCAGTTTCAGAGCATGACCATGTGATTAACAAATTCTACATATGATTCTACAAATTCTACCATGTGATTCTACAAATACAGGTAAAGCCTCAAGGACCAACATTTTGGAATCTAAGCTGACACAGATAAAGCTAATGGCCCAGGATGGCAAGCTGCTTCCTCTGCCAACAGAGACAGGGATGAGCAGTAAAATTTGTTAATGGACAGTTTCCATGTGGAGCTGGGCCTTGACTCAGCTTCTGATACCACCATATGTTAATGCTGACTGACAGGAAGGCACAGGAACACACGGCCAGGGACTCAGTGataaagaagcagcagtcaTACAGGTTGAGACAAGGTTAAGCCAAGTGGCAAACCACATCTTCAAGACAAGGGGCTTAACACCCTGCTGCTATTTGAAAGGCTTACCTGGTTTCTAAAGCTTCCAGATCTTCAGCAAGGATGTATGGATTTTTGGTCAGGAATGGTCCCAGCTGATTGTCTTCTAAACCCACATCCTTAAggaacagaagtattttttttatatctttttcaAAGTCCAAGGTCAGTAAGAGTTGGCCTGCCTTCGGCCGTCTCTCCACTTGGGATAAGTCAACTCCTACAACAAACAATATTAGGTATTGTTCTAATTAAACACAGACCTCACTGCTCATAAATGTTTCAAGCCATTTAGGactgcttttttaatatttttttgtattttatatttttatatttacaattttttagtattttttaataggaCTGCTTTTTTTGCACTGATTTAGCATGCTTCAATTGCTCAATGCAGCAAACTCACAATACCTTGTATATTGTGTAAAGAACCCAGGTAAAAGAAGCAGTCATTTTAGATACTTTTGctaagttttgttttttgaaggaaGACATATTTGCAGTGACCCCTGCAGGTGAGGGATCAAGCACATTAGCATGTGCCACATGTAGAGACCTACTCTTGTTGCACTGAAATACGTGTGCATGGAATTCCTAATTTGGTATTCAAAGGAAGGGGACAATTCTGCAGTGAAGTGTTTTTGGTCAATGGCTCACACATAGTAACTCTCTACCATACAGAACCAGATCTCCCCttctcaaatatttatttctctaacCTGCTAGTGTTCCTTGCACTTTTGGGAAACAAGGAAGCAGCCAGTAACCTTTAATTCATCTGTCTTTGCACAGCCTTTTTGATGAGAACTAATGTTCTCTCCAATCCCTTCCTCACTGCCTCTCTACCATGCCCCACTTTGAAAATTCTGCACAGCAACTGGTCTCCTtacttccaaggatggagagCTGCAATTTCTTTTGCAGCAAATTAAAACCCCAAAGGAGGGACACCAATCAAGTTAGACAAAGTATTCCCCCCACCTCCAGAAGCTGTAGGAGATGCCTCCTCATAGAATCTCTAGCACTAAGGGACTTAAGCTAGCCAGCCTTATCTTCAACTAACATGGCAGTGCTAGTGAGTCATGCAGTCagtcttcttttttcattttccctggATAACATTCTGCTGTCCTAAGCTACTGTTCCTATTTTCAAGTTTACAATGCAATGGGTAAAATTAAACCAGGAATTACTGAATGTCCAGAGCTACAGATACAAGCAGACCTCATGAACAAAATCATACAAACCTAGGTGGACAAGTTTTGCCAGGGTTTCCGAGTGATCAACGTAATCTCTGAGTGTTGAAgactgaagaggaagaagtggTTCTGCTATGATCTGCACTGCTTCTTCCTCAGAAATCTGTGCTAAAGCAGATGAAGGTGGGATGTCATCCCAGTCTAAGAAACAAACATAGAAGACCCAAATGCAGTTAGTGAAAGACCAAGCTGCAGACACCAAATGCTATACAATctctcaaaattaatttcaaaatgcaagAATACTGTGCATGAGATGAACAGCCAATCtattattatttgaaaacatGTGAAAGTACAGACTCCCAGTTTTTGTCTCTGTTCCATCCTGTCAGTGCCCATCAACTCTTGCTCATGTGGTCCAATCTGAGCACAGGATCCAGCAAACCTGCTTTCAGTCTGCTGCCTTGATCAATGCAGACAACAGATCATAACTTGAAAAAGAAtcttctttcatgttttcacaAATACATTCTTGCCTGATCATATCCAGATCAAAGGTCACTGCAAAGATTACCTTTCACAGCCTGAGAAGCCCACTGCTTTGTGCCTCTTCTAAATCTGATGCCTGAACTGCAGTTGTTTTAACTTTTGTGATATTTCACAGCCAACTCCAACCAAAATATCATGTATTAACCAACACAGAATGGCTGCTGACTGCTACCACCTCTAACACCAAAAGAAATCGAGCTCCATTTCTTACATATCACAGTTTCCAAATGAACACCGTTACGCTTATTTCCCTTACGCGTTCCAGGTAACAGAGCtcagtgtcttttaaaaaataaatttctctgaACTGATCTGGTTTTCCACCAAAAGACCCTCACAGCAGCTAGACCAAGATTACTGTTTTTCAGACTGCGTCCACCTCAATTATGAAACTTACTACAAGAGCCCTAATTATAAATTCTTCAGGGCGTCTGTACCTTTGCACAATGACTTCCTAGAGACTAGAGTAACATTCTTCCatgccaagaaaacaaaaccacaccagaACTACCAAGATAAGTTCCAAAATAAGTAGGATGATCCTAATGTTCCAGGAAGACTTGCATAGACTAGCTCAACAGCTGTTGGAAGGTCTCATCACTTCTTTTTCCCAATgcctcagaaataaaagcatagtAAAGCGTTTTTAGCAACACTTACATCTTAAGCAATAATAAGAACTCTCCAGGAATCTGTACAGATATTAATTACTTCCTTTCAACTTGTTAAGGACCAAATCAATATACACCAAGGTTTGCTCTGGAAGCAGAGATGCCCTTTTTTATGCCactcttaaatttttaaacCAGGTCGATATAAGACACCTCaagttacacacacacaaaagttaGCAATTATGTTTATTCCCTTACATACACTGCCAACTAGGCAAAATGCTCCACACACATACAGAACACTAAGTCTGCTGGCAAATAAAAATCTGGCATGTAGATAAACTGCACTGCAGGTGCAGACACATACGAGCTGGCTGACCTGTCAGTTCTGGTGCAGCACTGTTTCCAGAACCAGctgcacaaacacacaaatcTCAGTTGCAGCTCTGAGCCACCCCAAAAATAAGCTCTGTAAGATCCAAGTTGGCTGGGCTGAAAGCTGAATCTGAACATACAAGACAACTTCGTAATCCAGAGCAAGTTTCCTCAGCAtattagaattattttcagAGGGTGGTGGTGATTTTATCCTCACTTAGATATAAAAGTAGAGAAAAGTGAGGCAATTTTCCTCAGGGTAACAACGCCAAGGCAACCTTGAATCCATCTCCCTTCCTCAGGAGACAGCTGGAGGAGCATTTCTCAGGATAGTGCTTAAGCAGACTTCAcactctgctgcctcctgttgtTCATCCCGATCATTCAAGCGATTGGGTTGCTCGAGATGCTTCAGGGGTGgcctcccccaccccctgcttaaaaaaaaaccccaacaacaaacaccaaaacccacTAAACCAACCGCTTTACTTGGTACCAGCACAACTGTGTGGGAGAGGAGAATGCTCATCTGCTGCAGGTAcagttataaaaagaaaagcccttCAAACGGCAGCTCCAGACTGACATTTCTACACAAAACATCCAATCTTTGTTCTTGGCTTAAAAGGTATTCTTTATGTGCTAGAGTGACCACAGTAATTCTGAGTTAGCCATGTGGATAAAAACGAGTGAAAGTCAGGAACTTAAGACGAGTATTTTAGATAAGAAGGCCGAAAAAGGGCAATACTGAACGTGTGATTCGGAGATTTGAAAGAAATGGTATCCCTAAGGCCTCTTACCTTCATACAGTACTTTGGCATTCAGATCAGGtaatgtttctggttttgcttgttCCTGTTTCACAGGTGAAGGCAATTTACTGTCATCCTTGGCACAGTCGGATGAAGAACAGCTTCCTACAGATACATGTCTGCATGTCTGCAATCTCCACGGAAAAACTTCGTAACTagagggcagcagagccagaggggCAAACCCAGGCCGGGCCTGTGCGGTGCTGCTGCGGGCCCACGGCCTCCCGACAAATCCCGCAGCATGGGCCGCTGGCAGCAGGCGGCACCAGCGGGAGACCTGCCGGGCCCACAAAGCCATCTTCCAGCTCAGGACAGCATCCTGCTGAGAGAAAAAGGGATGGGGAGCAACACAGGCGCTGCTTCGCCCCGTCCGCAGGGCTGGGAGTGTGAGCGTTCGTGCCCTGAGCACTAAAGCAGAAATTACTCGCTACAAAGCATAAAGACTCTGCTTTAAATGCCTGACGAAAGGAGAAGGGGTAAATGAGGAGAGGAGACGGCTCTTCAGGCCACGGTACAACTCCCGCTCCAGGGGAGCGGAGGTGAAGCCCGCCAGGGACCTAACCCCTCCTCACGGGTCAGAAGCCCCGGCGCGGAGCCGTCCCCTCCCACCCTGCCATAGGGCGGAGGGAAGACGGGTAGCCGGGCCGCCCCTCGTAGGCCGCCTCAATCCGGCAGCCTCCGCGTCCAGCGCGGGGCCTGAGGGCGGGACGCTCCGTACGCAGCGATCCCAACCTCGGGGGGGAGTGGGACGGGGAGGCCGAGAGGGGGAGTCGAGCGCTGCCGCCAGCCCCGCACCCCCGGCCCCAGGGCCCCGCCGGCGCCTCACCTGCCCCTCGCGCCGCTCCCGCGCAGGACCCAGTCCACGTGCGCGCCCCCCGGCCCAACTCGGGCGGGGCCATTCGGGAGCAGGGGGGAGGGCCGGTCAGGAGGGGCCTCCCCAACGCGGGCGGGAAGGGGGCGGCTCCGCCTCTCACCCCCGACCCCCCCTCACGCCCGGCTCCGTTCCTTCCTCCCTCAGCGCGTGGGCGCGAGGGGAGCTCCGCCCCTCGACGCGGCGGGCGCGGCGCTGCTCCCCTCACCGGGAGGCGGCGCGGGCGGTCGGGGCGGTTCGGGCCGCTTAGGGCCGCGCTGGCCCGGGAGAACCAGAGCTGCGCTAAGGCGAGGGGAAAGGGGCGAGATGGCGTCGTGCGTGGGGAGCCGGACCCTGAGCAAGGACGATGTGAACTACCGCCTGCACTTCCGCATGATCAACGAGCAGCAGGTGGAGGACATCACGCTGGAGTTCTTCTACCGCCCGCACACCATCACCCTCCTCAGCTTCACCATCCTCAGCCTCATGGCCTTCGCCTTCACCAGGTGCGCGGTCCCCGGTGCAGCCGCGGGGATCTCCCGCCCCACCTCTAGATGCCGGCAGTGCCGCGGTTGCGCGGACCCGGCTCCGGTGCCAGGGGGTTCCCGGGGcgggggatggggagggggccAGAGCCGGTCGCCCGGCGGAGAGAAGGGGCAGCGCCTCTCCGGAGGGCGGTGTCTCCTGCTGAGGTCAGGTTAACAGCAGGGTGGGTATCGGGCAGGGACTCGCTGTGTGCTGTGCGGGCGGGGGGCTTGCATCGCCTGCGGGCAGGGGAGGCCCTCTTCTCCGGCCGAGGatattttctgctgctctgtctcCTTGGAACTTGTTGATCATTTTGTTGCTCTGTGTTAGTCTCATTCAGTTGCCAAAAATGGCTTTTATTGGACTATCAAGAAGCCCAGCAATGGCATCGCTCAAGTAGATAATTTACCAAGCGTTCAGTGGAGGGGAGCGACTGTTCTGTGTCATCATTTTCATACAGCACTTGTCACACCTTGGCATAGGCCCCGGTATTGGGAGGCTTAGCCACCTCCTTTCCCCaccacagagagagctcagtGAACTTCACTCCTCCAGTCATTCATGGGAATAAAACAATTGATACAGTTGTTCTCAGGAACTGTATTCATAAACAAAGGATACAGCCTAAAGAGCATCTTgcaatatttttccagtttgtgCATACTTTTTATTATCTCCTACTGAATGGGGCTGTAAAGGTGATAATGTAATCCTCTTTTAGGCTGAATCATACAATCTCTGGGCAAACAGTCATTCCTGGGGGTTTTTGACTGAGGTATATGTTGCGTTTTGTGGCATTGTAGGTACCCAACTCACCGTTTTCAGTAGCCTGGTTGATGAAACTCTGCTTCATCTCCTCAGTTTCATCTCAGGTTGATGAaacatcattattattttaagtcTGATGTACAATTCAGTGTATGATCCTTTAATGTATAGTTTTTATTCACCTATGAAAATAATGGTCAAGTCTGTGTTGAGCTGAGAAAGGAGCATCAAGGAACTTTAAATAGTGTAGCTGCAAATGGTCTGAGGTGTGCCTTTTCTTGTTTCGACTTGTGTATGGCCCCAAGGAAGATGTTTTTGGTGAACACATCCCTTGTTCTACTTAGGTAACAAATCTAAGCTGAGGCAGAATGTCTCAAGGATCCTTTCttaacttttaaaatcagaattatgTTTCTGTGATTTGTTTAGCTGGATGCCTTGGCTCCAAGTGCTCCTTTTGTCCTTTCTCCCCACCCAGTCACTTTTCTCACTATAGGAATAACTTGGGTCAAACTTGTAAATTATTAAGGTATTCTCTTCCATACCTTGTTCTGAAGAATTAATGGAATTGATGTCTTACCTGTGGGAAGGAAATTTAGCTGTTAATTCAAGCAGAGGATGAGCCAAGCAGCAGTTTCAGGACTGGTATCTTCTAGGCCCGAAGATTGTTGCTTTACTTCTGGACTGTTTACATTTTCCAGAAGGATTgctatattttctttccatttctcttgCTCCCTTTCTAATTCTGacttcttcagtttaattttcttccccCCCGTCTGTCTCTGCTCTGTGTCACTTCCTGTGTTTAAATGCCATTGACTTCTCTTTTAGTTTTCTCAGCTCAAGTTGGGGAAGCatcttgtaattttattttttttttctttaattcctctcttcctccccttctgcTATTTCCAGTTACCACATGAGTTTCCTAAATCTCATGGGTGATACCAGCATGCTGTCTCTTTGGTGTAGtaggaggagccattcttgctcctgaagctcgacgagctgctggtctcttccaggactccagccaccacacagcgcgaccagggtagaagtgtagcgggaagagcctttcttgctccagaggctcaacgagctgctggcctctctatgcctcacaccagagtgagctgagcttcctctctgggtgtgtgtcccacctttattggccccctggtaatagggggcctgccctaactgggcacaggtggactcacacccactctttggtaactcgaggcacctggtttatcttgtttctctacactttGACCTTATTTGGGCCACTACCCAAACCATATGTACTCTTTGAGAAGCTGGAAATGGAGAGGAAATGTTTCCCCACATGCTTATAGTATGTTCTCCCAGGTCTGGTCTATTCCTATCAGCTTATTGCACTGACTGCTTCTGTTTCCACCTTCTGGGCACAAGGTGCTGTAAACTTCCCAGTAGGATGTGACAAGTGattctctgttttccttgtgCTGTCAATTGTTCTGTAGCTATTCTGGGCAATTTATTAAGCAGGGTTTTTTCTAAGATACATACATACTTATGTTGttaagcaaaaaaatttttttttcaggaacttTAGCATAGGCAGAGGAAATTCTGCTTtcctcaatgtctttcttgtctCTTCTATAATTGTTTTATATCAGAAATATGTGGGTGTTCAGATGAACCTAGAAAATACTTTTCCCTGGGATGTACCAAGCCTTAACATGGGGTCTTCCTTGGGTCCTTCCTTTACCTGCCTGACAGGTAAAATTGAGGCTTTGACTTCATATAGTAGTATTCTTCAGGTagtaataatactaataatcaagaaaaagaaatgtttgtttaaCTTGTTAAAGTGGGGAGTAGAAGgtattctgtttttaaatacacCCTTCTAGTGCTTCTGACAATGGCTTCAGCTGCCTTGTTTATTTCCTGCTGAAGAGCCAGGCACAGACTCTTCTGCTTGCAGGCTAAACCCTGGAGCAGAGATGTGGAGAGGCTCTCCCTTTCCCGGTGCTCTTCCTCCCTGGAGAGAGGGATGCAGTTATCTGTGAGCCCATAGGCAACAAGCAGGAGGGTGGGTGGTGCTGGAGGGAGTATTTTCAGGGGTACAACAACAGGACTGAGAAAGGTGATGGGCTGGTAGCTTCTGGTGCGAAGTTGCAGGGGTTTATGAAAGCAGGAGTAAGAGCTGCGAGGATGTAGGGCTGTTGTCTTTCACATATCTTAATTAATGGAGTAGATGAAACTGGATTATTGTGAATTTAAATTTGGAGAGTttatggaagattttttttttcctaaatacatTCTAATTATAATGTCCTAgctattttttcctcagttgagtgttctactttttttttttttaattcataatgTAATAACTTACTAGTCTACATTTTTTAGCATGCTGGTGTAGTACAGTGCTCTgaaaaagagcaggagagagaaaaaggtaaTGCAGTtgttatgttcttttttttaattattattattatttgttctCCAGAAAGGCACAGAATTGAAAAATGTTGCTTGTAAAGTAGATTTAAATTGAGAGAATTTTCAAGTCTTCCCACATTAGAAGTCCTGTTTTTGCTGCATGAATGCTTGTATTTCAAAGTCAGCATCAAAGTTCCTCAGGCTAAGTGGGGAGATGGTTTATCACATTTTCCTGATTGCAGTTTCTTGTGATTGTGTCTTTCCTCCAGCAGTTATTTTGCTTCCCTGCTTTTTAACATTCCCCAGAATAGTTCTTCTAGGCAAACACTATAATTCTTACCCCAGCTGGTGCACAATAGTGAGTCCCTTGTCCCACCTGTTTTTACCTGCTTCTGGCAAGAAGATGGGATGTCTATGCCTTTTGAAAGGTATCCGCAACCAAAATGAAATTCCTCTACCACTCATTTGGAGTAAAATGCAATTTAACACCACATATGACATCTTTAAGTGGTGCCAGTATGACTAGCACAGCTTTCATGAACCTGAGTAGTACTAAAAATCCTGATACACAGGGGTGAGGaccctccagcccagctggtGTGACAGTTAAGTGTTGTGATCACAGGGTCTTTCACTTCCTTCTTGGCTGTGCTGATTTGTACAGTGATGTGACACTTgtcttggggggaaaaaaaaaaatttctccacTTTCTTCTACCCCTGTCAGATAGTGCCTGTGTATTATTCACATATGTTAAAATAAGAATATGGCTTTGCTGTCTGAGCCATCGGAGCCTGAAACTCTGTCTGGGAAATGCACTGGATGGCATGAGGCTCTTGATGTTGCCAAGTGAGCCAAAGTTAAGATCTGGAACTTGGGGTTCATAGCTGGTGAAGGTGTCAGCCATTGCAGCATGGATGCTGGGAAATGATAAATGTGAACTGATctggtaaaaaaagaaaaatgccctGGGGATTCCCTGAGGCCTGCAGAGAAACTGTTCATGTTTAATGTACTTCTTCCTGCCATACAGTTAAACTGACATGGTGCTTAAATGCCTCACAGGGATGAAAGTCTGCCATGGAGCTGTTAAGATTCAATTTTGAGTGAAACAAATAATTTGGCTAAGTGAGAATATTAAATAACTGGCCAATAACTAATGCAAGGAACATTTTATGCTGTCACAGATTCTTTACTGAACAATCCAGCAATGTGAGAGATGCTCTGCAAGGAAGAGCTTTACCCCTCTAACATGTGCTGTTTTCCTGTTATCATGGGTTgagaataaagaaagaaattttaaaagataaactGATCCTAAGTACATTAAATTACCCAGATAGTGAAACTTAAATTTGAGTTGTAGTGGGTCATACCTTATAAAATATTAGGTGTGCATATTATGATAGTCTGAAATTTGTTTCTATTTGAATTACTGAAGTATCTTAGAAGATGACAGCTGGTTAGAAGACTTgggtgggctttttttgggtttATACTGTATTCCACCTGCCTGATAAGAGTTCAGTCCAATTAAAGAATTGTATCCTCTGCCCATAACGTGTCAGTAGCACAAATAATACATGGCATTTTATTCAGAACTTTAGCTTAATAGGTCTATAAGCAAGCAGGTGTTTTTCCCTGGAACTTTAAAGTTTTGTAGTGTCTGTTATACATGGGTTC
This DNA window, taken from Calypte anna isolate BGI_N300 chromosome 2, bCalAnn1_v1.p, whole genome shotgun sequence, encodes the following:
- the MTERF3 gene encoding transcription termination factor 3, mitochondrial isoform X2, which codes for MALWARQVSRWCRLLPAAHAAGFVGRPWARSSTAQARPGFAPLALLPSSYEVFPWRLQTCRHVSVGSCSSSDCAKDDSKLPSPVKQEQAKPETLPDLNAKVLYEDWDDIPPSSALAQISEEEAVQIIAEPLLPLQSSTLRDYVDHSETLAKLVHLGVDLSQVERRPKAGQLLLTLDFEKDIKKILLFLKDVGLEDNQLGPFLTKNPYILAEDLEALETRVAYLKSKKFGEAEIAQMVSRAPYLLLFSVERLDNRLGFFKNELGFSVKKTKDLVIRLPRLLTGKLEPVKENLQVCQIELGFQRNEIREIVFKTPKILTASKKRLRQTFDYLHNIMGIPHHMLTRFPQNLKRWKNCLVACSLTNPPS
- the MTERF3 gene encoding transcription termination factor 3, mitochondrial isoform X1; its protein translation is MALWARQVSRWCRLLPAAHAAGFVGRPWARSSTAQARPGFAPLALLPSSYEVFPWRLQTCRHVSVGSCSSSDCAKDDSKLPSPVKQEQAKPETLPDLNAKVLYEDWDDIPPSSALAQISEEEAVQIIAEPLLPLQSSTLRDYVDHSETLAKLVHLGVDLSQVERRPKAGQLLLTLDFEKDIKKILLFLKDVGLEDNQLGPFLTKNPYILAEDLEALETRVAYLKSKKFGEAEIAQMVSRAPYLLLFSVERLDNRLGFFKNELGFSVKKTKDLVIRLPRLLTGKLEPVKENLQVCQIELGFQRNEIREIVFKTPKILTASKKRLRQTFDYLHNIMGIPHHMLTRFPQVFNSKLLRIKERHMFLTFLGRAQYDPAQPSYISLDQLVSLPDEVFCTQIAKTSIQDFEKFLKTL